A single genomic interval of Pyrobaculum arsenaticum DSM 13514 harbors:
- a CDS encoding ABC transporter permease — MIDLLLLQALLAATPILLAAVGEILTERSGVVNIGLEGLMLLGALAGPLFVDYLKYKVGAQMPDPLWPLLAILASAFVGIVVGLVHGYISTYLAGDQIISGVAINLFAAGAVAYGIQAYWGVAGYKQVPDWAKADPYVVATFALALAVFTWFLLFKTRLGIVIRACGEDPESAFNMGVDVNKVRLLATVAGSALAAVAGAYLSIAYLSVVTKEISAGRGFIALANVVFANWNPLLAIAGAYIFGFFDALSYWLQTMGVGRYEITRMVPYIATLLIVAGVMGRAKPPRALGKPFKRE, encoded by the coding sequence ATGATAGACCTGCTTCTTCTACAAGCCCTGCTCGCCGCTACGCCGATATTGTTAGCCGCCGTCGGCGAGATCTTGACGGAGAGAAGCGGCGTGGTGAATATAGGCCTCGAGGGGCTGATGCTACTGGGAGCCCTGGCTGGGCCTCTCTTCGTCGACTACCTGAAGTATAAGGTGGGAGCCCAAATGCCGGATCCGCTGTGGCCGCTTCTGGCTATCTTGGCCTCAGCTTTTGTGGGAATAGTCGTAGGCCTTGTCCACGGCTATATATCCACATACCTAGCCGGGGATCAAATCATCAGCGGCGTCGCGATAAACCTCTTCGCGGCGGGCGCCGTGGCATACGGCATACAAGCGTACTGGGGCGTAGCCGGCTATAAACAAGTGCCCGACTGGGCTAAGGCGGATCCCTACGTCGTGGCGACCTTTGCGCTGGCACTGGCTGTCTTTACGTGGTTTCTGCTTTTTAAAACAAGACTGGGCATAGTTATACGGGCATGCGGCGAGGACCCCGAATCAGCGTTTAACATGGGGGTTGACGTAAATAAGGTGAGGCTTCTGGCCACCGTCGCCGGGTCCGCCTTAGCCGCAGTTGCAGGGGCGTATCTCAGCATAGCGTATCTCTCAGTTGTCACAAAGGAAATTTCCGCCGGCAGAGGCTTTATAGCCTTGGCCAATGTGGTTTTTGCCAATTGGAACCCGCTCCTCGCAATCGCCGGGGCTTATATATTCGGCTTCTTCGACGCGTTGTCTTACTGGTTGCAGACCATGGGCGTGGGGAGATACGAGATTACTAGAATGGTGCCGTACATTGCCACATTGCTAATAGTAGCGGGGGTCATGGGGCGCGCGAAGCCGCCAAGGGCCTTGGGCAAGCCGTTTAAGAGAGAATAA
- a CDS encoding Hsp20/alpha crystallin family protein, with amino-acid sequence MEEIKKMIEELSRSFQKMVEDLKKEYRLSEEGEEVKVEIDMPGLEPSDIALSVTKDGTGIRAEGSRGDRRYSKFIRLPVKIDPSTVSALYRNGVLIITAKKVKEEEIRIPVRG; translated from the coding sequence ATGGAGGAGATCAAGAAAATGATAGAAGAACTTTCTAGGTCTTTTCAGAAAATGGTAGAGGACTTAAAGAAGGAGTATAGGCTTTCTGAAGAGGGCGAGGAGGTAAAAGTGGAGATCGACATGCCCGGGCTTGAGCCAAGTGATATAGCCCTCTCAGTGACGAAGGACGGCACCGGGATACGCGCCGAGGGCTCCAGGGGTGATAGAAGATACTCAAAGTTCATCCGCCTACCCGTGAAGATAGACCCCTCCACTGTCTCTGCGCTGTACAGAAACGGCGTGTTGATAATAACCGCGAAGAAGGTAAAGGAGGAGGAAATAAGGATACCAGTCAGGGGGTAA
- a CDS encoding RecB-family nuclease, with translation MDIVVAAYNVSSVPKMLELAKITYGFGIRRFALIKVFGAAAQQIGDLFKLAFKLGGEVLVFNDINDAVEVLKPDVVYALGSKGAKPVEQAEGRLLLLVHGADLPFSPRELPPSAVAVYAVEKDIGSAGQLAIALYKLLG, from the coding sequence ATGGACATTGTTGTAGCGGCATACAACGTGAGTTCGGTTCCCAAAATGCTCGAGTTGGCTAAGATAACTTACGGTTTTGGGATAAGGCGTTTTGCGTTAATTAAAGTCTTTGGCGCGGCGGCTCAGCAAATCGGAGATCTCTTCAAATTGGCGTTCAAGCTGGGGGGCGAGGTCCTGGTATTCAACGACATAAACGACGCAGTTGAGGTCCTCAAACCAGACGTAGTGTATGCCCTGGGTAGCAAGGGGGCTAAGCCGGTGGAGCAGGCGGAGGGTAGGCTCCTCCTCCTGGTGCATGGTGCCGACCTGCCGTTCTCCCCACGGGAGCTCCCGCCTAGCGCCGTGGCTGTTTACGCAGTTGAGAAAGATATAGGCTCAGCCGGCCAGCTGGCCATAGCGCTTTACAAGCTCCTAGGGTAG
- the udp gene encoding uridine phosphorylase — protein MARRPKVGEKAYHLLLAPGEVPRYVLLPGDPGRVLLIAEMWDEKREVAKNREFVTWVGRYKGVPIAATSTGIGSGSTAIAVEELLYVGADTFIRVGTTGALRREIKLGDLIIGTAAVRWDGASRWYAPLEYPAVAHWVVVLALVKAAESLGVRFHVGIVASTDSFYVGQERPGHGGYMPPWARGLIETLRNLRVLSFEMESATIYTLASIYGARAGGVYAAIANRETDEFEPEVGVSDAVRVANEAVRIIAEYDNQGSLRS, from the coding sequence ATGGCTCGTAGGCCGAAAGTGGGCGAAAAGGCTTACCACCTACTCTTGGCGCCTGGGGAAGTGCCTAGGTATGTTCTACTGCCTGGAGACCCCGGGAGAGTGCTGCTAATAGCAGAGATGTGGGACGAGAAGCGAGAGGTAGCTAAAAATAGAGAGTTCGTGACGTGGGTTGGCAGGTACAAGGGTGTTCCTATTGCTGCTACCTCTACTGGCATCGGCTCAGGTTCCACCGCCATTGCAGTAGAGGAGCTTCTCTATGTCGGCGCAGACACTTTCATAAGGGTTGGAACCACAGGCGCTCTTAGAAGAGAAATTAAACTTGGCGATTTAATAATTGGGACAGCAGCTGTGAGATGGGACGGCGCGTCCCGTTGGTATGCACCTCTTGAGTATCCCGCAGTGGCTCACTGGGTTGTGGTATTGGCTTTAGTAAAGGCCGCGGAGTCTCTAGGCGTGAGGTTCCATGTAGGTATTGTGGCATCTACAGACTCTTTCTACGTGGGCCAAGAGAGGCCGGGCCACGGGGGGTATATGCCTCCTTGGGCAAGGGGGCTGATTGAGACGCTTAGGAATTTAAGAGTGCTATCTTTCGAAATGGAGTCCGCCACTATCTATACCCTAGCCTCGATATACGGGGCAAGGGCAGGCGGCGTCTACGCGGCAATCGCTAATCGCGAGACTGATGAGTTTGAGCCTGAGGTAGGAGTAAGCGACGCCGTAAGAGTGGCCAACGAAGCCGTCAGGATAATTGCCGAATATGATAATCAAGGCAGTTTACGTTCGTGA
- the mvk gene encoding mevalonate kinase, producing MKKSIFAPGVVKLFGEHAVVYGKPAIAAAIDKGVYIDCVSSDRLVVETVGITTGLRFSPLDRRVEAFGAEKFFAYVETALRLAQERWGDLAAKFTIRSDLPPSAGAATSAAVSVGILKAYALCAGADVGDEEAAKLGHKVELEVQGIASPMDTAAVTYGGVLKILTNPFRAEPLKIQLPPFYIVLLPRLGTTGEIVKDVRALLGKRKSATWVIEAIGKVVEEAEGCLRAGDLECVGELMDINNWLLGALGVVDGRVVDLLGMLKPFIYGGKISGAGRGGIVILIPKEGDVVSRILKGLGYPYYKVSVYPKGAGEV from the coding sequence GTGAAGAAGAGCATTTTCGCTCCTGGGGTTGTCAAGCTTTTTGGGGAGCATGCGGTAGTTTACGGCAAGCCGGCGATAGCAGCGGCTATAGACAAAGGAGTGTACATAGACTGTGTATCGTCAGATAGGTTAGTAGTAGAGACGGTAGGTATAACAACAGGTTTGAGATTTTCCCCCCTGGACCGCCGAGTTGAGGCGTTTGGTGCTGAGAAATTTTTTGCATACGTAGAGACAGCTCTAAGACTGGCACAAGAGAGGTGGGGCGACTTAGCGGCTAAGTTTACAATAAGGAGCGACTTACCGCCCAGCGCCGGTGCGGCTACCTCCGCAGCGGTATCTGTGGGTATCCTAAAGGCGTATGCCCTCTGCGCCGGGGCAGATGTAGGGGATGAGGAAGCGGCGAAACTTGGGCACAAGGTGGAGCTTGAAGTACAGGGGATAGCCTCTCCTATGGACACCGCCGCCGTGACTTATGGCGGTGTGCTTAAAATTTTGACCAACCCATTCCGCGCCGAGCCGCTAAAGATTCAACTACCGCCTTTCTACATAGTTCTGCTACCGCGGCTTGGGACAACCGGGGAGATCGTGAAAGACGTCAGGGCGCTACTTGGGAAGAGAAAATCGGCTACGTGGGTCATAGAGGCAATCGGCAAAGTGGTTGAGGAGGCGGAGGGTTGTCTCAGAGCAGGCGACTTGGAGTGCGTGGGCGAACTTATGGATATTAACAACTGGCTCCTCGGCGCCTTGGGAGTTGTGGATGGCAGAGTCGTGGATCTACTGGGCATGTTAAAGCCGTTTATATATGGGGGTAAGATAAGCGGAGCGGGCAGAGGAGGCATTGTCATATTAATACCAAAAGAGGGGGATGTGGTGTCAAGAATCCTCAAGGGTCTTGGATACCCCTACTACAAAGTCTCTGTTTATCCCAAAGGCGCAGGAGAGGTATGA
- a CDS encoding 50S ribosomal protein L10: MLAIGKRKYVREKPYPPRKVKTVNEAVELLKKYPYVFIFDLHGLSARVLNEYRYRIRPYGVIKIIKPTLFKIAFSKVYGGISTDIAEKIRGEIGFLFTDINPAEMIKIVAEKSVRRAAKPGDKAPFDIVVPAGPTNASPGPIISKFGKLKIPTRVQEGKIWIAKDTVVAKAGQEITAEIAEVLRVVGIEPIFEQLRLVGVLWKGKRYVDISELVIDVSKYRELFEVAAAHARNLALNVVYPTREVLQVVLPVAHMRAVALAAKLGVVTRETLPVLLSRAVAEANALAAAVAAKAPDLGITVAAPQTVAQQPAQHAEAPKEETKEEEKKEGPSEEEIAGSLASLF, from the coding sequence ATGCTTGCTATTGGCAAGAGAAAATACGTAAGAGAAAAGCCTTACCCCCCGCGGAAGGTTAAGACAGTTAATGAGGCTGTCGAGTTGTTGAAGAAGTATCCGTATGTCTTCATATTCGATCTCCATGGGCTTTCGGCTAGAGTATTAAATGAGTATAGATACCGAATAAGGCCTTACGGCGTTATCAAGATCATTAAACCTACTCTGTTTAAAATAGCGTTTTCCAAGGTTTATGGAGGTATATCTACCGACATCGCCGAGAAGATCAGAGGGGAGATAGGATTTCTATTCACCGACATCAACCCGGCAGAGATGATAAAAATCGTAGCTGAGAAGAGCGTTAGGAGGGCGGCAAAGCCTGGGGATAAGGCGCCTTTTGACATAGTAGTTCCGGCTGGGCCTACCAACGCATCGCCCGGGCCCATTATCTCAAAATTTGGAAAGTTGAAGATACCTACAAGAGTTCAGGAGGGTAAGATATGGATTGCAAAGGACACTGTCGTCGCCAAGGCGGGCCAGGAAATTACGGCTGAGATAGCCGAAGTGCTGAGAGTGGTTGGAATAGAGCCCATATTCGAGCAGTTAAGACTCGTCGGGGTATTGTGGAAAGGTAAACGGTATGTAGACATCTCGGAGTTGGTGATAGACGTCTCGAAGTACAGAGAGCTCTTCGAAGTTGCGGCCGCGCACGCCAGGAATTTGGCGCTCAACGTGGTATACCCGACAAGAGAAGTGTTACAGGTGGTTCTGCCCGTTGCCCACATGAGAGCTGTGGCGCTCGCCGCGAAGCTGGGCGTGGTGACGAGGGAGACTCTGCCAGTGTTGCTAAGCAGAGCAGTGGCGGAGGCAAACGCCTTGGCGGCCGCAGTTGCGGCAAAGGCGCCCGACCTTGGTATTACTGTAGCGGCTCCGCAAACCGTTGCTCAACAGCCCGCCCAGCATGCTGAGGCTCCAAAAGAGGAGACGAAGGAGGAGGAGAAGAAAGAGGGGCCAAGCGAAGAGGAGATAGCGGGCTCGCTGGCTTCTCTGTTCTAA
- a CDS encoding 50S ribosomal protein L1, whose translation MSVLLNRDVLTSKIAEALKAGKPRRFRQSVELIVVLRELDLSKPENRINLLVELPHPPKANKIAAFAHGVFEVNAKNAGVDAIITRDQIESLSGNKRAIRKLAKQYDFFIAPPDLMPLLGRVVGPIFGPRGKMPEVVPPNVDVKSVVERLRRSVRVRIRNEPVIKVRVGAEGQDQKEILANILTVLEEINRKFSLKQYLKEIYVKKTMGPPIKIRAVEVLSR comes from the coding sequence ATGAGCGTCTTGCTGAACAGGGACGTGCTGACTTCTAAAATAGCAGAGGCCCTCAAGGCGGGGAAGCCCAGGAGGTTTAGGCAAAGCGTTGAGCTTATTGTAGTATTAAGAGAGTTGGATTTGTCAAAGCCTGAGAACCGTATTAATCTCTTGGTCGAGCTCCCCCATCCGCCCAAGGCGAATAAGATAGCGGCCTTTGCCCATGGCGTGTTTGAGGTAAATGCAAAAAACGCAGGTGTAGACGCGATAATCACAAGAGACCAGATAGAGTCCCTCTCAGGTAATAAGAGAGCAATTAGGAAACTCGCAAAGCAGTACGACTTCTTCATAGCGCCGCCCGATCTCATGCCCCTACTAGGAAGGGTGGTAGGTCCGATCTTCGGTCCGCGGGGAAAGATGCCAGAAGTCGTGCCGCCTAACGTCGATGTCAAATCTGTCGTGGAGAGGCTAAGGAGGTCTGTGAGAGTGAGGATAAGGAATGAGCCTGTAATAAAGGTGAGGGTGGGGGCCGAGGGGCAAGATCAAAAAGAAATTTTAGCAAATATATTGACCGTGTTAGAGGAGATTAATAGGAAATTCTCATTGAAGCAGTATTTGAAAGAGATCTATGTTAAGAAGACGATGGGGCCTCCCATAAAAATTAGAGCCGTCGAGGTCTTATCGCGTTGA
- a CDS encoding 50S ribosomal protein L11 has translation MSKRVVTVPLQGGKVVANPQFQDTLKQLGIDPNVVIQKVQEELKRVGKYPVQKVELEVTSPTRYEVKVYLPPIGDLFLRLFGKDVGAHDSRNEVIGNLSFEQLVEIAILKKDELKSKSLKSAVKQLLSTCKAMGITVDGKRADEVLKEVDGGKYDEILNKFEKQW, from the coding sequence ATGTCAAAGCGCGTAGTAACTGTGCCATTACAGGGTGGCAAGGTAGTTGCAAATCCCCAATTCCAAGATACCTTAAAGCAATTGGGCATAGACCCCAACGTTGTGATTCAAAAAGTGCAGGAGGAGCTTAAGAGGGTTGGGAAATACCCTGTGCAGAAGGTAGAACTTGAGGTGACCTCTCCTACGAGGTACGAGGTGAAGGTATACCTCCCGCCCATTGGCGATCTATTTCTTAGACTTTTCGGAAAAGACGTGGGCGCTCATGATTCAAGAAACGAAGTAATAGGCAACCTATCATTTGAACAACTCGTAGAGATCGCGATTTTGAAAAAAGACGAGCTTAAATCGAAGAGCTTGAAGTCGGCAGTAAAACAACTATTAAGCACGTGCAAGGCAATGGGCATAACTGTAGACGGGAAGCGGGCTGACGAGGTGTTAAAGGAGGTTGATGGTGGGAAATACGACGAAATCTTAAATAAGTTCGAGAAACAGTGGTAG
- a CDS encoding transcription elongation factor Spt5: protein MAQERCPVYTISVVARQEYNVVITLKMRVESSKIPVYSIVVPPESFGVMFVEGESLPAVNRAVYGVKHVKGVMRGVSNVEEVMKILKPARPMVELDVNDEVEIVADVLKGSRGRVTYVDKEKGIVRVELLDSAFPMPLDLKISEVKLVKKGSQ from the coding sequence ATGGCACAGGAGAGGTGCCCGGTCTACACGATAAGCGTCGTGGCGCGGCAGGAGTATAACGTAGTCATTACGCTGAAGATGCGAGTCGAGTCCTCGAAAATTCCTGTCTACTCTATTGTGGTTCCCCCAGAGTCCTTCGGCGTAATGTTTGTTGAAGGAGAATCTCTACCGGCTGTGAATAGGGCGGTCTACGGAGTTAAACACGTAAAGGGAGTGATGCGCGGAGTCTCCAACGTTGAGGAAGTTATGAAAATTCTCAAGCCGGCGAGGCCTATGGTTGAGCTAGATGTAAATGACGAAGTCGAGATAGTGGCAGACGTGTTGAAGGGTAGCAGGGGGAGAGTAACCTATGTCGACAAGGAGAAGGGGATAGTCCGTGTGGAGTTGCTAGACAGCGCGTTCCCAATGCCTCTAGACCTGAAAATATCTGAGGTCAAGCTCGTGAAGAAGGGGTCGCAGTGA
- the ftsY gene encoding signal recognition particle-docking protein FtsY produces the protein MFNRLKKAFSKFVESVVSTVKEDTLSEKDVNEVISNLYFDLIENDVAVEVADAVTEELKKRLIGVKVPRFGDKEAVVKKAVLDALMGVLSDVPDVDFYQDSKNRLETSRPVTVMFLGPNGYGKTTTLAKLAYHLQERGFRVVAAAADTFRAGAREQLEEHGRRVGFRVIGGPYGADPASVAYDAVQHARSKGFHYVLIDTAGRMHTDANLMEELRKIQRVVEPQYSIFVFDAQLGNEALEIARYYSKYVKIDGMIAAKVDAYPKGGSILTFLYTLKRPVYFLGVGQSYKDLVQFTKQEYVSQLLT, from the coding sequence ATGTTTAATAGACTAAAAAAGGCCTTTTCTAAGTTTGTAGAATCGGTTGTTAGTACAGTAAAGGAGGATACCCTTAGTGAGAAGGACGTAAACGAGGTTATTTCAAATCTATATTTCGATTTGATTGAGAACGACGTTGCTGTAGAGGTCGCCGATGCTGTCACAGAGGAGTTGAAAAAGAGGTTGATAGGCGTTAAGGTGCCGCGGTTCGGAGATAAGGAGGCTGTGGTGAAGAAGGCTGTCCTAGACGCGTTGATGGGGGTGCTCAGCGACGTCCCCGACGTAGATTTCTACCAAGATTCTAAAAATCGGCTTGAGACCTCGCGCCCGGTGACAGTTATGTTCCTAGGTCCAAACGGCTACGGTAAGACGACCACTCTAGCTAAGCTCGCCTACCACCTTCAGGAGAGGGGTTTTAGGGTAGTCGCCGCTGCTGCGGATACCTTTCGCGCGGGGGCTAGGGAGCAGCTAGAGGAACACGGTAGGCGCGTTGGCTTTAGGGTAATCGGCGGCCCCTACGGCGCTGACCCAGCCTCTGTGGCTTACGATGCGGTGCAACATGCCAGATCTAAGGGATTCCACTATGTTTTGATAGACACGGCTGGGAGGATGCACACAGACGCCAACCTGATGGAGGAGCTTAGGAAAATACAGAGGGTGGTGGAGCCGCAGTACTCGATTTTCGTCTTCGACGCGCAACTTGGCAACGAGGCGCTGGAGATCGCCAGGTACTACTCCAAGTATGTGAAGATAGATGGGATGATAGCGGCCAAGGTAGATGCGTATCCCAAAGGCGGTTCGATTCTCACCTTTCTCTATACGTTAAAAAGACCTGTGTACTTCCTAGGTGTAGGCCAGTCGTACAAGGACTTGGTACAGTTTACAAAACAAGAATACGTAAGCCAGTTGCTGACCTAA
- the pfdA gene encoding prefoldin subunit alpha gives MSRQDVRQEIQRLIEEYQLVGELLTNLQAQHATVSELLEELTTALDGVRLLKGGAGERLVHIGAGLFVKGVFETKEVLTPLGAGYHAFLDLDNAERVLQERIEEYSRLKTSLEENIGKLAERAEQIRQVLERLGIR, from the coding sequence ATGTCGCGACAAGACGTTCGTCAAGAAATTCAAAGGCTCATAGAGGAGTATCAACTAGTCGGCGAGCTTCTCACAAATCTCCAAGCGCAACATGCTACAGTGTCTGAGCTTCTGGAGGAGCTCACCACAGCCCTAGACGGCGTGAGGCTTTTGAAGGGCGGAGCGGGGGAGAGGCTGGTGCACATAGGTGCGGGGCTTTTTGTAAAAGGCGTGTTTGAAACAAAGGAGGTGTTGACGCCGCTGGGCGCTGGGTACCACGCCTTTCTAGATCTAGACAACGCCGAGAGAGTGCTCCAGGAGAGAATTGAAGAGTATTCTAGACTTAAGACCTCGCTGGAGGAGAACATCGGCAAACTGGCGGAGAGGGCGGAGCAGATTAGACAAGTTTTAGAAAGACTTGGAATTAGGTGA
- the rpl18a gene encoding 50S ribosomal protein L18Ae — translation MPRIYKIVGDTTTGMKFRIEVVAEKPYDAIEKAYSLIGSRHKLSRMQIRIREVVPISPEEARSEHVKILMAVDKIYKY, via the coding sequence ATGCCTAGGATTTATAAGATTGTTGGAGATACCACCACGGGGATGAAGTTTAGAATTGAGGTAGTCGCCGAGAAGCCTTATGACGCCATTGAGAAGGCGTATTCTCTGATTGGGAGCCGGCACAAGCTATCAAGGATGCAGATAAGGATAAGAGAGGTGGTTCCAATCTCTCCTGAAGAGGCGCGTTCAGAACATGTGAAGATTTTAATGGCCGTGGATAAGATCTATAAATATTGA
- a CDS encoding translation initiation factor IF-6, translating to MFDIVPIRIFGTSSIGVFLATNNSVTFLPPDVPEKIDDIVRNTLRTTVARLTVAKSPLLGIFTVVNDNGVLLPPMVLEEEIRLFKALGLNVEVLNTKYTAISNLILAGNKVALVSPLLEPSVRKVVADVLGVEVIVDTIAGNPLVGSLAVLNSRGVLVAPEATDEDLKKLAEYFKAKTDLGTVNKGKSFLRGGIVVNDHGALVGDETAGPEFMRIQQVLG from the coding sequence ATGTTTGACATAGTGCCCATCAGGATATTCGGAACGTCGTCTATTGGCGTTTTCCTGGCAACGAACAACTCAGTGACCTTCTTGCCCCCCGACGTTCCTGAAAAAATTGACGATATCGTTAGAAATACGTTAAGGACAACCGTGGCGCGCCTTACTGTGGCCAAGTCCCCCCTTCTTGGAATATTCACAGTTGTTAACGACAACGGGGTATTACTCCCGCCCATGGTGCTGGAGGAAGAAATTAGGCTTTTCAAAGCCCTGGGGCTTAACGTAGAGGTTTTAAATACAAAATACACGGCAATTTCAAACCTAATACTCGCCGGTAACAAGGTGGCACTTGTATCTCCCCTTCTAGAGCCTTCAGTCAGAAAGGTAGTCGCCGATGTGCTAGGGGTGGAGGTTATCGTAGATACAATAGCTGGGAACCCCCTAGTGGGGTCTTTAGCAGTCCTAAACTCAAGAGGAGTCTTAGTCGCGCCTGAGGCTACAGACGAAGATTTGAAAAAACTCGCCGAGTATTTCAAGGCGAAGACAGACTTAGGTACTGTAAATAAGGGCAAGAGCTTCCTGCGCGGCGGGATTGTGGTAAACGACCACGGGGCTCTTGTCGGCGACGAGACCGCGGGCCCCGAGTTTATGAGGATACAGCAGGTACTGGGGTAA
- a CDS encoding 50S ribosomal protein L31e has protein sequence MSEEKKVVLTREYVVNLRRAYEVSRTKRAKYAVGLIRRFVARHLKVESKNVRIGQALNEVLWMRSIEKPPRKVRVVVEKLSDGTVKVDLKNV, from the coding sequence GTGTCCGAGGAGAAGAAGGTAGTCCTAACCAGGGAGTACGTGGTGAATCTCCGGAGGGCTTACGAAGTCTCGAGGACTAAAAGGGCAAAATACGCAGTTGGCCTAATTAGGCGCTTTGTTGCTAGGCATTTGAAGGTAGAATCTAAAAACGTGAGGATAGGACAGGCGCTTAACGAGGTGTTGTGGATGCGTAGCATCGAGAAGCCGCCTAGGAAGGTGCGCGTAGTGGTGGAGAAGTTAAGTGACGGTACGGTTAAGGTAGATCTTAAGAATGTTTGA
- a CDS encoding radical SAM protein: MIDPQRLLQLVEKYAVKVESGVVYRRYKRFRADRWYGGIATADVVGCNLRCGMCWAWRNTSFVLSSGEWLAPAEVAERLRGIAERRGFRQVRVSGGEPLIAPVHLLQVIDSFAKYTFIVETNGLLIDKALAKELAARPHAVVRVSIKGATAEEFVKITMSPPQYFYKQLEALRLLVEAGMEPCRDVYPAAMLGFSTAETARELEKALAKIDPRLADCIDVEYVILYPHVVKLMSARGLKPTKAVTPSGVPAFMI, encoded by the coding sequence GTGATAGATCCACAGAGGTTACTCCAACTAGTTGAGAAGTACGCCGTCAAAGTGGAGAGTGGCGTGGTGTATAGGCGGTACAAGAGGTTCCGCGCAGACAGGTGGTACGGCGGCATCGCCACGGCGGATGTGGTTGGTTGCAACCTCCGTTGCGGCATGTGCTGGGCTTGGAGGAACACCTCCTTCGTCCTCTCAAGCGGCGAGTGGCTGGCGCCAGCCGAAGTGGCCGAGAGGCTAAGGGGCATAGCGGAGAGGAGGGGCTTCCGACAGGTAAGGGTATCGGGAGGGGAACCGCTCATTGCGCCGGTGCACCTCCTTCAGGTCATAGACTCCTTTGCTAAGTATACCTTCATTGTGGAGACCAACGGGTTGCTGATAGACAAGGCCCTGGCTAAGGAGTTGGCGGCGAGGCCCCACGCCGTTGTGAGAGTGTCAATTAAGGGGGCGACGGCTGAGGAGTTTGTAAAAATTACTATGTCGCCCCCTCAGTACTTCTACAAACAGCTGGAGGCACTACGCCTTCTTGTAGAAGCCGGCATGGAGCCGTGCCGTGATGTTTACCCAGCCGCTATGTTGGGCTTCTCCACTGCAGAGACTGCTAGGGAGCTGGAGAAGGCGCTGGCGAAGATAGACCCCAGACTGGCCGATTGTATAGACGTGGAATACGTAATCCTCTATCCCCACGTCGTCAAGCTCATGTCGGCGCGGGGCTTGAAGCCAACGAAGGCGGTGACGCCCAGCGGGGTGCCTGCCTTCATGATATGA
- a CDS encoding DNA lyase, with translation MNCLELTLYPSLTLALLDEKRVKIFGVKKGVRAGEDVYISGRWYSPWKYINEADRDVRDKVQRLAERFGDCVGISISPGDEDLIFVASFLTQNTSYHTNVLRWTRAMFSKTEDLAEIAKIAPGVGRSYQLRRLPAAVEDYLTLGRPRERAALLRIRGVGPKVADLFLLFTGDTTSAPVDKHYMRIAPKLGLSGRPPESAYCRRYTCDKCPLTHTCLRHLSFTKLGRLAGWVQTLAYLLDKGVLPAENL, from the coding sequence ATGAACTGCCTAGAGCTCACCCTCTACCCCAGCCTAACCCTCGCCCTTCTAGACGAGAAACGCGTGAAGATATTCGGCGTGAAAAAGGGCGTCAGGGCAGGAGAGGACGTGTACATATCAGGCCGGTGGTACAGCCCGTGGAAGTACATAAATGAGGCTGACAGGGATGTGAGGGATAAAGTACAACGACTCGCGGAGAGGTTCGGCGACTGCGTAGGCATCTCCATCTCTCCAGGCGATGAAGATCTCATCTTCGTTGCGTCTTTTCTCACTCAAAACACGAGCTATCACACAAACGTCCTCAGGTGGACTAGGGCCATGTTCTCCAAGACGGAGGATTTGGCGGAAATTGCGAAAATCGCCCCCGGCGTCGGCCGTAGCTACCAGCTCCGGAGGCTTCCGGCGGCAGTTGAGGACTACTTAACCCTCGGCAGGCCTAGGGAGAGGGCGGCCTTGTTGAGGATAAGGGGGGTAGGGCCTAAGGTGGCCGACCTCTTCCTCCTCTTCACCGGCGACACGACATCTGCCCCCGTGGATAAGCACTACATGCGGATAGCCCCCAAGCTGGGCCTTTCGGGGAGGCCGCCGGAGTCCGCCTACTGCAGGAGGTATACGTGCGACAAATGCCCGCTTACACATACCTGCTTGAGGCACCTCTCATTTACCAAGCTGGGCAGACTTGCCGGTTGGGTGCAGACCCTCGCGTACTTGTTAGACAAGGGAGTCCTCCCGGCGGAGAATTTATAA